In Mytilus edulis chromosome 6, xbMytEdul2.2, whole genome shotgun sequence, the following proteins share a genomic window:
- the LOC139528949 gene encoding uncharacterized protein, whose amino-acid sequence MAAKPLSTERINYLRCWSLTAMIGTDVVKEYFDRVHPPADLETNLVNAKDPLELLKSKGKISYEMWGKMYPRPGASPTSAEFDITLMVCLLREMKPKEPAPRLGSDQLPYKNDTSAGACLAIIKWYRNFLGHPDQVKLKSLCSTEFKKIFDRVEKAIQVLGKNQFFSEITAVKNMNIDNDIAKILETIVNYEKRFNDLQKEFDKISTSSQEKEIKFKQLEEKVEEIEIVQTEEKISLQQLPVKMSEIKGKIKPLKEALEKKVKEQKQLAETQIKHGKQIQNLEQETGSIKKTQDDQRKEMKEWTDKHHTFTSIHQRKVQDWRSSNTYETEAMAHVMQTLNSNNVATITGPNRSGKSTSLHYVALKMEEQGYELVPAEYASDILNFHKENTKQLFVFDDVLGESVFDIHLFNEWYRFLDDILTILKKDTVKILVSSQSSVFRHPSIQNIAILTKSKCELTALSESEKRGIASRHMSEEDVISLFDKDHVHECQHFLHLCSLYKRITKSNEKNLMNIDVKTFFSNNVNVIKSELESLMKADDQSIFAVLLLFVFCNNHIDVELISMNFDILKYVSRNIAYFLGIKHSDRNIFNSSVFTSDEYSVYDVNEMIDTLKEMSMKMNLRCRLREILQKCRQSELPKLVLKKELRALMKVFSKYANYHKGVVYMLEIVLSEKLHFERVIDVFSKQFKLPFLLSKNYIQEKLCSLTDLYASECQSNKSVYTITNDRLLDIIVSFCGENLLNLILTYGHSKIIRDKFLIKSSLSAPSNGNDCLIMIEQNSVDSYFDRLVCDICNGDFEDVFENSQLREEQFCMLFANYLSTNFDAKSALLSFNKIADFSPLHIAAHEGLTSIVKVLLDFGLDIESKDYENSTALIEAIRAGHYETSSLLIERGADCNAKLSGFFEDGCTPLWIAVQNCHTKIVKLLLDKKCIHDVSVELDNRTLFQLPDNRTLLQLPVEEGRSDLVELLLESGFDPDVASENRSLIYCAVLGNKKEIVELLLNYNSNPNLGFWEYCYENKSHIYTPLIAAVGNIKIIEVLLVHEKNPANPNFYNSFGETSLHYAAKKGYLEIVKLLLEHYADPSITDGDGHTAGSLANDHGHYKIVEVLSEHVMNDEIPKCAETKRTEKNSKKEYLHLKDEENKLRLLSEQHW is encoded by the exons ATGGCAGCTAAACCATTGTCCACAGAAAGGATCAATTACCTCAGATGTTGGTCCCTCACCGCAATGATTGGTACGGATGTTGTCAAAGAATATTTTGACAGAGTGCATCCACCTGCTGATCTGGAAACCAATTTGGTAAATGCCAAAGATCCATTGGAATTACTAAAATCAAAGGGCAAAATAAGCTATGAAATGTGGGGAAAAATGTATCCAAGGCCAGGAG cTAGTCCTACCTCTGCTGAATTTGATATAACACTCATGGTTTGTCTTTTACGTGAAATGAAACCAAAAGAACCAGCTCCAAGGCTGGGCTCTGATCAATTACCATACAAAAATGACACATCTGCAGGTGCTTGTTTAGCCATCATAAAGTGGTATCGAAATTTCCTGGGACATCCTGATCAAGTAAAATTGAAATCACTTTGCAGTACAGAATTCAAGAAAATTTTTGACAGAGTCGAAAAG GCAATTCAAGTTCTTGGCAAGAACCAGTTCTTTAGTGAGATCACAGCTGTCAAAAATATGAATATAGACAATGATATTGCTAAGATTCTGGAAACGATTGTGAACTATGAAAAGCGATTCAATGATTTACAAAAAGAGTTTGACAAGATTTCCACTTCCAGTcaggaaaaagaaatcaaatttaaacagCTTGAGGAAAAAGTTGAAGAAATTGAAATTGTCCAAACAGAAGAAAAAATTTCTCTCCAGCAGCTACCTGTTAAGATGTCAGAAatcaaaggtaaaataaaacctcTAAAAGAAGCTTTGGAAAAGAAAGTGAAAGAACAAAAACAACTGGCTGAAACACAGATTAAGCATGGTAAACAAATTCAAAATCTTGAGCAAGAGACtggttcaataaaaaaaacccaggatGATCAAAGAAAGGAAATGAAGGAATGGACAGATAAACATCATACTTTCACAA gtattcatcaaagaaaagTTCAAGATTGGAGATCGAGTAATACATATGAAACAGAAGCTATGGCACATGTAATGCAAACactgaacagcaataatgttgcAACAATTACAGGACCAAACAGAAGTGGTAAAAGTACATCACTCCATTATGTAGCACTGAAAATGGAAGAACAAGGTTATGAATTGGTCCCTGCAGAATATGCAAGTGATATTTTGAATTTTCACAAAGAAAATACAAAGCAactttttgtatttgatgatgtatTAGGGGAAAGTGTTTTTGATATACATCTCTTCAACGAATGGTATAGATTTTTAGATGATATCTTGactattttaaaaaaagatacaGTAAAGATTTTAGTGAGCAGTCAGTCTTCTGTTTTTAGACATCCATCAATTCAAAACATTGCCATCTTAACAAAATCTAAATGTGAGTTAACAGCATTGTCAGAAAGTGAAAAACGTGGAATTGCCTCTCGTCATATGAGTGAAGAAGATGTGATAAGTCTTTTTGACAAAGATCATGTTCATGAGTGTCAACATTTTCTCCATCTGTGTAGTCTGTACAAGAGAATCaccaaatcaaatgaaaaaaacctGATGAATATTGATGTTAAAACTTTCTTTTCCAATAATGTAAATGTTATAAAATCAGAATTGGAGTCTCTGATGAAAGCAGATGATCAAAGCATATTTGCTGTTCTTTtgctttttgtattttgtaataatCACATTGATGTTGAATTGATTTCAATGAACTTTGACATACTGAAATATGTTTCAAGAAATATTGCATATTTTCTTGGAATAAAACATTCTGATCGTAATATTTTTAATAGCTCTGTTTTTACCTCAGATGAGTACAGTGTCTATGATGTTAATGAAATGATTGATACTCTGAAGGAAATGTCCATGAAAATGAACCTGAGGTGTAGGTTGAGAGAAATATTGCAGAAATGTAGGCAGTCTGAGCTACCAAAGTTAGTCTTAAAAAAAGAGTTGAGAGCATTAATGAAAgttttttcaaaatatgcaaattatcaTAAAGGTGTTGTTTACATGCTTGAAATTGTACTGTCAGAAAAACTGCATTTTGAAAGAGTTATTGATGTTTTTTCTAAGCAATTTAAACTGCCATTTTTATTATCCAAAAACTATATACAAGAAAAACTCTGCAGTTTAACAGATTTATATGCTTCAGAATGTCAATCCAACAAATCTGTTTACACAATTACAAATGACAGATTATTGGATATCATAGTATCATTTTGTGGTGAAAACCTGTTGAACTTAATTTTAACTTATGGTCATTCAAAGATTATAAGAGACAAATTTCTTATTAAATCATCTTTGAGTGCTCCCTCAAATGGAAATGATTGTTTAATTATGATTGAACAAAACTCTGTAGATTCTTATTTTGACAGACTAGTCTGTGATATATGTAATGGAGATTTTGAAGATGTTTTTGAAAATAGTCAACTGAGAGAAGAACAGTTTTGCATGTTATTTGCTAATTATTTGTCGACGAATTTTGATGCCAAGTCTGCACtgttatcatttaataaaattgcTGATTTTTCTCCTCTTCACATTGCAGCACATGAAGGTCTGACATCAATTGTTAAGGTTTTGTTAGACTTTGGATTAGATATTGAAAGTAAAGATTATGAAAATTCAACTGCCCTTATAGAAGCTATTAGAGCCGGCCATTATGAAACTTCTTCTTTACTAATAGAAAGAGGTGCAGATTGCAATGCTAAGCTTTCTGGATTTTTTGAAGATGGGTGTACACCACTCTGGATAGCCGTACAAAATTGTCATACAAAAATTGTAAAGCTATTACTTGATAAGAAATGTATCCATGATGTCTCAGTTGAGTTAGATAACAGAACATTATTTCAATTGCCAGATAACAGAACATTACTTCAATTGCCAGTTGAAGAAGGACGATCTGATTTAGTTGAGCTGCTTTTAGAAAGTGGTTTTGATCCAGATGTAGCTAGTGAAAACAGATCTCTTATTTATTGTGCAGTTCTTGGTAATAAGAAAGAGATTGTTGAGTTATTATTAAATTACAATTCAAACCCAAATTTAGGTTTTTGGGAATATTGTTATGAAAATAAGAGTCACATTTATACCCCGTTGATTGCTGCTGTGGGAAACATAAAAATCATTGAAGTTTTATTAGTTCATGAAAAGAATCCGGCTAATCCAAATTTCTACAATAGTTTTGGTGAAACATCTTTGCACTATGCTGCTAAAAAAGGTTATCTTGAAATTGTTAAACTATTATTGGAACACTATGCTGATCCTTCTATAACAGATGGTGATGGACATACAGCAGGTTCCTTAGCAAATGACCATGGCCATTATAAAATTGTAGAAGTTTTATCAGAGCATGTTATGAATGATGAGATTCCAAAATGTGCAGAaacaaaaagaacagaaaaaaattcaaaaaaggaataTCTTCATTTAAAAGATGAGGAGAACAAATTGCGGTTATTGTCAGAACAACATTGGTAA